A single window of Rhodococcus jostii RHA1 DNA harbors:
- a CDS encoding TIGR03086 family metal-binding protein, with protein sequence MELILAASAEFERVVRQLPVDSWDLPTPSQISVRDLVEHVVVGNRFTSLLLGGVGREQARNMLTDDQLGDDPVAAVAESSRQQAEAFAAAPPEQPVPGPNGDVPAEAFLRFRLVDLVVHAWDLLRAAGLDETLDPPVVAGLSRVVEPHLDDMLAFGAYGEGPSDTLPPDASQQTRLLDWFGRRP encoded by the coding sequence GTGGAACTCATTCTCGCTGCCTCGGCCGAATTCGAGCGCGTGGTGCGCCAACTCCCGGTGGACTCATGGGACCTGCCCACACCGTCACAGATTTCGGTGCGCGACCTGGTCGAGCACGTCGTGGTGGGGAACCGCTTCACTTCGCTCCTGCTTGGCGGCGTCGGTCGTGAACAGGCCCGGAACATGCTCACGGATGACCAGCTCGGAGACGACCCGGTCGCCGCGGTGGCCGAATCGTCACGACAGCAGGCCGAGGCCTTCGCCGCCGCACCACCGGAACAGCCAGTTCCGGGCCCGAACGGCGACGTCCCCGCCGAGGCGTTCCTGCGCTTCCGGCTCGTCGATCTCGTGGTCCACGCGTGGGACCTCCTCCGCGCGGCGGGCCTCGATGAAACTCTTGATCCGCCTGTGGTCGCCGGACTGTCGCGCGTGGTCGAACCACATCTGGACGACATGCTCGCCTTCGGTGCGTACGGCGAGGGCCCGAGCGACACATTGCCTCCCGACGCTTCGCAGCAGACCCGACTCCTCGATTGGTTCGGACGACGGCCCTAG
- a CDS encoding MFS transporter has protein sequence MPDQMVEATRWARSAVSVSPRRKAAWFALGFVAAGIVSGVVIPHLGWRAMFVIGGIVPLVLLIPLLRYFPDSPRYLLMRGAPTRAHATLRRIDPGLPADTVIRTDYSSAEEPGRGKVPMVVDLVRGRWFLSTLLLWTAFAANLAAFYAIQSWLPTIVGSLGAPSRVVIASTVLTTIGGILAAIIIGPAMDKTNPFHTLGIVYLGGAAFVAALGWVIGGGSTWALLGTAFLTGTCVTGGQMSVIALATVLYPPGMRSTGVGWALGIGRLGGIAGPLIVGSALGAGFLPRDVFFALAVVLVVASISVLMLERRSRA, from the coding sequence ATGCCGGACCAGATGGTCGAAGCGACGCGGTGGGCGAGATCTGCGGTGTCGGTGTCCCCGCGGAGGAAAGCCGCGTGGTTCGCACTCGGCTTCGTGGCCGCGGGAATCGTCTCCGGCGTGGTCATCCCACACTTGGGCTGGCGCGCGATGTTCGTCATCGGAGGCATCGTGCCGTTGGTGCTACTCATTCCTCTGCTGCGTTACTTCCCCGATTCACCCCGCTACCTACTGATGCGCGGCGCTCCCACCCGTGCACATGCCACCCTGCGCCGCATCGACCCCGGCCTGCCCGCCGATACGGTCATTCGGACCGACTACTCGAGTGCCGAGGAACCCGGCCGTGGGAAGGTTCCGATGGTCGTCGATCTGGTACGCGGCAGGTGGTTCCTGAGCACCCTCCTGCTGTGGACTGCCTTCGCGGCAAATCTGGCGGCCTTCTACGCAATTCAAAGCTGGCTTCCGACGATTGTCGGCTCGCTGGGAGCGCCGTCACGCGTCGTTATCGCCTCGACCGTCTTGACCACGATCGGCGGGATTCTGGCAGCAATCATCATCGGTCCCGCGATGGACAAGACCAACCCGTTCCACACTCTCGGCATCGTCTATCTCGGCGGTGCGGCCTTCGTCGCGGCACTGGGGTGGGTCATCGGTGGCGGCAGCACCTGGGCACTTCTCGGAACCGCATTCCTGACGGGCACGTGTGTGACCGGCGGGCAGATGAGCGTCATCGCCCTGGCAACTGTGCTGTATCCACCCGGCATGCGGTCCACCGGAGTCGGCTGGGCCCTCGGGATCGGGCGCCTCGGCGGAATCGCCGGCCCGTTGATCGTCGGGTCTGCCCTCGGCGCCGGCTTCCTCCCACGCGACGTCTTCTTCGCGCTGGCGGTGGTTCTGGTCGTCGCCAGTATCAGCGTCCTGATGCTCGAACGTCGCTCTCGCGCCTGA
- a CDS encoding alpha/beta fold hydrolase, with protein MLNVLGAESCARFVDGSELVQRWFPRAERLTVPGAGHLLMVQNPTASARGLKDFFSHHLIGHLGPLEVS; from the coding sequence GTGCTCAATGTGCTCGGTGCCGAGAGTTGCGCGCGGTTCGTCGATGGAAGCGAGCTCGTGCAGCGCTGGTTCCCGCGGGCCGAGCGCCTCACCGTGCCGGGGGCCGGGCACCTACTGATGGTGCAAAACCCGACGGCATCGGCGCGGGGCCTGAAGGATTTCTTCTCGCACCATCTGATCGGACACCTCGGTCCGCTCGAGGTCAGTTAG
- a CDS encoding NADPH-dependent oxidoreductase, protein MVGFPVRVTIADIAPRTALQQRYWDPALTEPAQWNPVLEALHSHRSVRRYLPDPLTDETLDVLVSAGQSAATSSNLQAWSVVAVRDPDSKARLAALAGDQAHIIEAPVLLVWLADFARVRQLAGDRGAPIEGADYLESSYIGFIDAALAAQNAVTAAESLGLGTVFIGALRNKPEEVAAELGLPPHVFAVFGLVVGQPHPDADAQIKPRLPRAAVLHHEKYDLLAQRDHVDAYEGRIAAFYSAQQLEHSWIERVLDRLASATRLNGRDRLKESLVRLGFPLR, encoded by the coding sequence GTGGTCGGCTTTCCTGTCCGGGTGACCATCGCAGACATCGCACCTCGCACGGCGCTGCAGCAGCGCTACTGGGACCCCGCCCTCACCGAACCCGCGCAGTGGAATCCGGTTCTCGAAGCCCTGCACTCGCACCGGTCGGTCCGCCGCTACCTACCCGATCCGCTGACCGACGAGACGCTCGACGTGCTCGTGTCGGCCGGGCAGTCGGCCGCCACGTCGTCGAACCTCCAGGCGTGGAGCGTCGTCGCGGTCCGCGACCCCGACAGCAAGGCTCGTCTGGCCGCACTCGCGGGCGACCAGGCCCACATCATCGAGGCTCCCGTCCTGCTGGTCTGGCTCGCCGACTTCGCCCGTGTCCGCCAGCTCGCTGGCGACCGCGGCGCGCCGATCGAGGGCGCCGACTACCTCGAGAGCAGCTATATCGGGTTCATCGATGCCGCCCTGGCGGCGCAGAACGCCGTGACCGCGGCGGAGTCGCTCGGGTTGGGAACGGTGTTCATCGGGGCGCTGCGCAACAAGCCCGAGGAAGTCGCGGCGGAACTCGGCCTGCCACCCCACGTGTTCGCGGTGTTCGGGCTCGTCGTCGGGCAGCCCCATCCGGACGCCGACGCCCAGATCAAGCCGCGCCTGCCCCGAGCTGCGGTGTTGCACCACGAGAAGTACGACCTGCTCGCCCAACGCGACCACGTCGACGCCTACGAGGGGCGGATCGCTGCCTTCTACTCGGCGCAGCAGCTCGAACATTCCTGGATCGAAAGGGTTCTGGACCGACTCGCGTCCGCGACGCGGCTGAACGGGCGGGATCGGCTGAAGGAATCGCTCGTTCGTCTCGGGTTCCCCCTTCGCTAG
- a CDS encoding SDR family oxidoreductase — protein sequence MDVTERVIVVTGAGSGIGRSIATGLLDAGHHVVLTGRAREKLDETAHGREHAVVVPADVSSPQSVHSLFAAVAERFGRLDVLVNNAGTFGPSGAVDEIEPEDWDRTVATNLTGVFLCSREAVRMMKAQTPRGGRIINNGSLSAHTPRPASVAYTATKHGVSGLTKSIALDGRDHDICCTQIDIGNAATAMTEGIGQSARQPDGSMRAEPTFDPRYVADAVTRLVELPLDVTVPTMTIMATGMPYIGRG from the coding sequence GTGGATGTGACGGAACGGGTGATCGTGGTGACGGGTGCCGGCTCGGGAATCGGTCGGTCGATCGCGACCGGACTGCTCGACGCCGGGCATCACGTGGTGCTGACAGGGCGGGCGCGGGAAAAGCTGGACGAGACAGCGCACGGTCGCGAACACGCAGTCGTGGTGCCGGCCGACGTCTCGTCGCCGCAGTCGGTGCACAGCCTCTTCGCCGCCGTGGCCGAACGATTCGGCCGCCTCGACGTACTCGTCAACAATGCGGGCACCTTCGGCCCGTCCGGCGCGGTGGACGAGATCGAACCGGAGGACTGGGACCGAACAGTCGCCACCAATTTGACCGGCGTCTTCCTCTGCTCCCGGGAGGCCGTGCGAATGATGAAAGCCCAGACACCACGCGGCGGACGCATCATCAACAACGGTTCACTGTCCGCCCACACGCCACGACCCGCGAGCGTCGCCTACACGGCAACTAAACACGGGGTGTCGGGGTTGACCAAGTCGATCGCGCTCGACGGACGCGACCACGACATCTGCTGCACCCAGATCGACATCGGGAACGCCGCAACCGCCATGACCGAAGGCATCGGCCAATCCGCCCGGCAACCGGACGGATCAATGCGAGCGGAACCCACCTTCGACCCGCGGTACGTCGCGGACGCAGTGACCCGACTGGTCGAACTCCCCTTGGACGTCACCGTGCCGACGATGACCATCATGGCCACCGGCATGCCGTACATCGGCCGCGGCTGA
- a CDS encoding reverse transcriptase family protein, with protein sequence MAAHESDSAAALPLSDPIGQPPARGTQGRLREVQRRILRSVLDRVPPHAAPHGYVRGRSVHTFAAPHAGHDVVVRIDLRAFFPSVSQTRVRAVFDALGYPNAVSRVLAGLCTTGTPPGVLAQLPFDAASRLRGAHLPQGAPTSPALANLAAYRLDRRLTGLARTHRACYTRYADDLAFSGTELAVDRLIHAVGRIVADEGFSVHPAKTRIMRAHRRQHLAGLVVNTRPQAARAEYDDLRALLFNCARYAPDSQNRDGRTHFREYVYGRIARVGESNASRKRSLHALAARVDWADPRR encoded by the coding sequence ATGGCTGCGCACGAAAGCGACTCCGCTGCAGCACTACCGCTATCGGATCCGATCGGACAACCGCCTGCTCGAGGCACCCAAGGACGCCTTCGAGAGGTGCAGCGCCGGATTCTGCGTTCGGTCCTCGACCGCGTCCCACCCCACGCCGCGCCGCACGGATACGTCCGAGGTCGCAGCGTCCACACCTTCGCCGCTCCCCATGCGGGGCACGACGTCGTGGTGCGCATCGACCTCCGTGCCTTCTTTCCCTCCGTCTCCCAGACGCGGGTGAGGGCGGTCTTCGATGCCCTCGGCTACCCGAACGCGGTGTCACGCGTGCTCGCCGGACTCTGCACCACGGGCACCCCGCCGGGTGTTCTCGCGCAGCTTCCCTTCGATGCGGCGAGTCGACTCCGGGGTGCGCACCTGCCGCAGGGCGCACCGACCTCGCCGGCGCTCGCCAATCTCGCCGCCTACCGGCTCGACCGCAGACTGACCGGACTCGCGAGAACCCATCGGGCCTGCTACACGAGATACGCCGACGACCTCGCGTTCTCCGGCACGGAACTGGCGGTGGACCGACTGATCCACGCCGTCGGCCGGATCGTTGCGGACGAAGGCTTCTCCGTGCACCCGGCCAAGACCCGGATCATGCGGGCGCACCGACGCCAGCACCTGGCCGGGCTGGTGGTCAACACCCGTCCGCAGGCGGCGCGCGCCGAATACGACGACCTGAGAGCCCTGCTCTTCAATTGCGCTCGCTACGCACCCGATTCGCAGAATCGTGACGGCAGAACGCATTTCCGTGAATACGTCTACGGACGCATCGCCCGGGTCGGGGAATCCAACGCGAGCAGGAAACGGTCGCTGCACGCACTGGCCGCCCGGGTCGACTGGGCAGACCCGCGCCGCTGA
- a CDS encoding RidA family protein, translating to MNRQQVSTEHAPSPAGHYSQAIIADGVLYTAGQTPHHPDTWELVGTTIEEQTEQAMRNLAAVLESCGSDFSHVVKATVHLQNPARDFTGFNETYQKFVSHPYPARTTVGSHLGDFLVEIDVVALCPR from the coding sequence GTGAACAGGCAACAGGTCAGCACAGAACATGCACCCAGCCCTGCAGGGCACTACTCCCAGGCGATCATTGCCGACGGGGTCCTGTACACGGCAGGTCAGACGCCCCACCACCCGGATACGTGGGAACTCGTCGGCACCACCATCGAAGAACAAACGGAACAGGCGATGCGCAATCTGGCAGCCGTACTCGAATCGTGTGGCTCGGACTTCTCACACGTGGTCAAAGCCACCGTCCACCTGCAGAATCCGGCGCGAGACTTCACCGGTTTCAACGAGACCTATCAGAAGTTCGTCTCGCACCCGTACCCGGCGCGGACCACCGTCGGATCGCATCTCGGTGACTTCCTGGTCGAAATCGACGTCGTCGCCCTGTGCCCCCGCTGA
- a CDS encoding amino acid ABC transporter ATP-binding protein, translating into MNTVMVKAQGVRKRFGATEILKGIDLSVERGSVTCLIGPSGSGKTTFLRCINHLEKVDAGRLYVDQQLIGYSERNGRLHEMKPRQTARSRLNAGMVFQRFNLFPHMTVLENIVEAPIHVLGRPRDEVTAEAHVLLDRVGLGNRGQAYPRELSGGQQQRIAIARALAMKPKLLLFDEPTSALDPELVGEVLDVMKFLAGAGMTMVVVTHELGFAREVSDQIVFMDQGVVVEAGPPSEVLGNPQQERTRAFLSKVL; encoded by the coding sequence ATGAACACCGTCATGGTGAAAGCACAGGGCGTCCGGAAGAGGTTCGGTGCCACCGAGATCCTCAAGGGCATCGACCTCAGTGTCGAACGCGGCTCGGTGACCTGCCTCATCGGACCGTCCGGATCCGGGAAGACAACGTTCCTGCGCTGCATCAATCACCTCGAGAAGGTTGATGCGGGCCGCCTGTACGTGGATCAACAGTTGATCGGCTACTCCGAACGCAATGGCAGGCTTCACGAGATGAAGCCACGGCAGACGGCACGGTCCAGGCTGAATGCCGGGATGGTGTTTCAGCGCTTCAACCTGTTTCCGCACATGACCGTTCTCGAGAACATCGTCGAAGCCCCGATCCACGTTCTCGGCCGACCCCGCGACGAGGTGACAGCGGAGGCGCACGTGCTTCTCGATCGTGTCGGGCTGGGGAACCGAGGTCAGGCATACCCGCGGGAGCTCTCCGGGGGACAGCAACAGCGGATCGCGATTGCTCGCGCACTGGCGATGAAGCCCAAGTTGCTGCTCTTCGACGAGCCGACCTCAGCGCTCGACCCGGAACTCGTCGGTGAGGTACTGGATGTGATGAAGTTCCTTGCGGGAGCGGGTATGACCATGGTCGTGGTCACCCACGAGCTGGGGTTTGCCCGCGAGGTCAGCGATCAGATCGTCTTCATGGACCAGGGTGTCGTCGTCGAGGCGGGCCCGCCGTCCGAGGTTCTGGGGAACCCGCAACAGGAGAGGACCCGCGCGTTTCTCTCGAAGGTGCTGTGA
- a CDS encoding amino acid ABC transporter permease: protein MHQLASRDAFPPPSAVSASPDTSIPVVPLKHPVRQTFGLALLIVAVAVTWNVATNDRFHWTVVSSYLFAPEILRGVVLTIILTIVSMTAGISLGTLLAVMRLSDNPIVNSISRGYIWFFRGTPLLVQLIFWYNIAALYPTISIGIPFGGPEFMIGSVNTLITPLGAALLGLSLNEAAYMAEIIRGGIGSVDNGQYDAAQALGMNKTQLMRRVILPQAMRVVLPPTGNQVISMLKGTTLVSVLAISDLLYSAQIIYSLNYQTIPLLIVASLWYLLMTTILSFFQDKLEKHYARGFTASIAPARRRFALGRAK, encoded by the coding sequence ATGCACCAATTGGCCTCGCGAGACGCCTTTCCTCCACCGTCCGCGGTATCGGCGTCCCCGGACACGTCCATCCCGGTTGTGCCGCTCAAACATCCTGTGCGACAGACGTTCGGACTGGCGCTGCTCATCGTCGCCGTGGCGGTGACGTGGAACGTCGCAACCAACGACCGATTCCATTGGACTGTCGTGTCGTCTTATCTCTTTGCCCCGGAGATACTTCGAGGCGTAGTTCTGACGATCATCCTGACGATAGTCTCGATGACCGCCGGGATTTCGCTCGGAACGCTTCTTGCTGTCATGCGACTGTCGGACAACCCGATCGTCAATTCGATCAGCCGGGGCTACATCTGGTTCTTCCGGGGAACTCCGCTCCTCGTCCAACTGATCTTCTGGTACAACATCGCAGCCCTGTATCCCACCATCTCGATCGGAATCCCGTTCGGGGGACCCGAATTCATGATCGGTTCCGTCAACACGCTGATCACGCCACTCGGGGCCGCCCTCCTCGGGTTGTCGCTGAACGAAGCGGCCTATATGGCAGAGATCATCCGCGGTGGCATCGGATCGGTGGACAACGGCCAGTACGACGCGGCTCAGGCGCTGGGAATGAACAAGACTCAGCTGATGCGCCGGGTCATTCTTCCCCAGGCCATGCGTGTGGTGCTCCCGCCGACGGGGAACCAGGTGATCTCGATGCTGAAAGGGACAACCCTCGTCAGCGTTCTGGCGATCTCCGATCTGCTGTACTCCGCGCAGATCATCTATTCGCTGAATTACCAGACGATTCCGCTACTCATCGTCGCGAGCCTGTGGTATCTCCTGATGACCACCATCCTGAGCTTCTTCCAGGACAAGCTCGAAAAACACTACGCGCGTGGTTTCACCGCGTCGATAGCCCCCGCACGCCGTCGATTTGCACTGGGAAGGGCGAAATGA
- a CDS encoding transporter substrate-binding domain-containing protein, producing MTRTPGGYSHRLLCAGALAALLFSTIGCGRLEEFADPPASAPVEGDSTPSLAVNEAAVALLPGSVTARHTLRVAIPTNEPPTQFYSEGTRYMTGTNPDIARLIGKALNLDVDIKVVNFDSIIPGIAAGRYDMTVSSMTPTTKRMAAMDFVDYMQVGNAIVVAKGGEPVTKDTLCGKRVGVLTGSYQLTVNIPAYEQDCAAAGKPPIQTGQFQDTRQAISALTSGRQDAVLADSPILSYATANNPALELSDTFDYAPVAVGVTKEPALVDAVSAALDAVIASDAYREVLGKYGSESAMITRARVNAAQ from the coding sequence ATGACGAGGACTCCCGGAGGCTACTCTCACCGGCTTCTGTGTGCCGGCGCACTCGCCGCCCTCCTCTTCTCCACGATCGGCTGCGGCCGGCTCGAGGAATTTGCGGACCCGCCGGCCTCGGCTCCTGTCGAGGGCGACAGCACGCCGTCACTCGCGGTGAACGAAGCGGCAGTCGCACTGCTGCCCGGCTCGGTGACCGCACGGCACACACTGCGGGTCGCGATCCCGACGAATGAACCTCCCACCCAGTTCTATTCGGAGGGCACCCGATACATGACGGGCACGAACCCCGACATCGCGAGACTCATCGGAAAGGCCCTGAACCTGGACGTCGACATCAAGGTCGTCAATTTCGACTCGATCATTCCCGGGATCGCAGCCGGACGCTACGACATGACGGTGTCCTCGATGACGCCCACCACCAAGCGGATGGCGGCAATGGATTTCGTCGACTACATGCAGGTGGGAAACGCCATCGTCGTCGCGAAGGGAGGGGAACCCGTCACGAAGGACACCCTGTGCGGCAAGAGGGTCGGCGTCCTGACGGGCTCGTATCAGCTCACCGTCAACATTCCGGCCTATGAGCAAGACTGCGCGGCCGCCGGTAAGCCGCCGATCCAGACCGGCCAGTTCCAGGACACGCGGCAGGCGATTTCTGCGTTGACCAGTGGCCGGCAGGACGCCGTCCTGGCAGATTCCCCGATCCTCTCGTACGCCACGGCGAACAATCCCGCCCTCGAGTTGTCGGACACATTCGATTACGCCCCCGTCGCCGTCGGCGTGACCAAGGAACCCGCACTCGTCGACGCCGTGTCCGCGGCACTCGACGCCGTCATCGCCAGCGATGCGTACAGGGAAGTCCTCGGAAAATACGGTTCGGAGTCCGCGATGATCACTCGAGCACGCGTCAACGCGGCTCAATAA
- a CDS encoding alpha-hydroxy acid oxidase, giving the protein MAAARLPLSIFDYIEGGGEDEASVRRNRSSFDDWSFVPRWGAVENLDLASTLLGKPVAMPLMLSPTGGTRLFHPEGEIGAARAALAANVPYGLAHLSTTPMELVSAQTPSLRRWFNIEPMADKGMLQAMLDRTANAGYEALLVNVDCRAIGHRERDYRNGFTAPPSLKPRTVIEGALHPVWAWRFLRNDAIAFPNLDGTIAAGPLASTPDMWRTLLSGSYEPTDWDTLCDLRSRWSGPIVLKGCVSADDAAIAADIGIDAIQVSNHGGRQLDHMASPMDVLPEIVERVNGRVEIIVDGGIRRGSDAIKALALGANACAIGRPYLYGLAAAGQEGVAHVLRIFAEEMTRTMMLLGVSSIKELQDNGPSLVRNRHAAFARSTHASTGPHAATPKQKSSS; this is encoded by the coding sequence ATGGCCGCCGCGCGTCTCCCGCTGAGCATCTTCGACTACATCGAGGGCGGCGGCGAAGACGAAGCGTCGGTCCGCCGCAATCGTTCCTCGTTCGACGACTGGTCGTTCGTGCCACGGTGGGGCGCGGTGGAGAACCTCGACCTGGCGTCGACCCTCCTGGGCAAGCCGGTTGCCATGCCGTTGATGCTCTCGCCCACCGGGGGAACACGCCTCTTTCACCCGGAGGGCGAAATCGGTGCGGCGCGTGCTGCTCTCGCCGCGAATGTCCCATACGGTCTGGCGCACTTGAGTACGACGCCGATGGAATTGGTCAGCGCGCAGACCCCGAGCCTTCGTCGCTGGTTCAACATCGAACCGATGGCGGACAAGGGCATGCTCCAGGCGATGCTCGACCGGACAGCGAACGCGGGATACGAAGCCCTGCTGGTCAACGTCGATTGCCGAGCGATCGGTCATCGCGAACGCGACTACCGCAACGGCTTCACGGCACCCCCGTCCCTGAAACCGCGGACGGTCATCGAAGGGGCGCTACATCCCGTGTGGGCGTGGAGATTTCTGCGCAACGACGCGATCGCCTTCCCCAATCTCGACGGGACCATCGCGGCGGGGCCGCTGGCGAGCACGCCGGATATGTGGCGAACTCTGCTGTCGGGTTCCTACGAGCCCACCGACTGGGACACCCTCTGCGACCTGCGCTCCCGATGGAGCGGTCCGATCGTCCTCAAGGGGTGTGTCAGCGCCGACGACGCGGCGATCGCCGCCGACATCGGGATCGACGCCATCCAGGTCAGCAACCACGGTGGACGGCAACTCGATCACATGGCCTCCCCGATGGACGTGCTGCCGGAGATCGTCGAACGCGTGAACGGTCGGGTCGAGATCATCGTCGACGGCGGCATCCGCCGCGGCTCGGACGCGATCAAGGCGCTGGCGCTGGGGGCGAATGCGTGTGCGATCGGCCGCCCGTACCTTTACGGCCTCGCGGCGGCGGGCCAGGAGGGTGTCGCGCACGTGCTGCGGATCTTCGCGGAGGAGATGACCCGGACGATGATGCTGCTGGGGGTCTCGAGCATCAAGGAACTGCAGGACAACGGGCCGTCCCTCGTTCGGAACCGCCATGCCGCGTTCGCCCGCTCGACGCACGCATCCACCGGACCGCACGCGGCCACACCGAAGCAGAAGTCCTCGTCATGA
- a CDS encoding PucR family transcriptional regulator gives MHPTEELARHGDATPVPIALSAWTDLVQEDLLHANPTAENLRRPVADVQLYDALDDQANVRNTVVLAMGVSCGSAGFERVLVHAADGEAAAVIVKARGTPIEDLRAASSRHDVPVLVVGDDADWTRLIAMARTAVAGAAVDSVSGVRLGDLFAFANAVASIANGAASIVDPSGRILGYSTVPGQPIDDLRRETTLTLQERTPPALDADFKVVYSSTAALFVQSPSGIADRLALAVRAGGELLGSIWIIDPGSERRQPALDALDRLAPLAGLHMLHARSASDFTERRNADLMRTLMDDPAQASFAAAQLGLEFTDGFAIAAFALAHPNAGSLDAMREQHRLLQLVTVTCNVQFRSAYSALIDSVVYALLPCAGDSPRAAHRRVIRDIGSYATTISAHPVVAAVGGIAAQISELPRSRTEAVRTLQYLMHQQSVTRENPTPRAPAAAVFEDYWTELNLLEIGQYIAEKHLDKFDVIDAIRAYDATHHTDFLITLRAYFDSNANVSKAADRMHVHGNTIRYRITRLAEEFQIDFDNPTTRLWLWLRLVSTDLM, from the coding sequence ATGCACCCAACGGAGGAGTTGGCGCGGCACGGCGACGCGACACCTGTGCCGATCGCGCTGTCGGCGTGGACAGACTTGGTGCAGGAAGATTTACTGCACGCGAATCCGACGGCAGAGAACCTTCGCCGTCCCGTCGCCGACGTGCAGCTCTACGACGCACTCGACGACCAGGCGAACGTGAGGAACACCGTCGTCCTTGCGATGGGGGTGTCCTGCGGGTCGGCCGGATTCGAGCGAGTGCTCGTCCACGCCGCCGACGGCGAGGCCGCCGCCGTGATCGTCAAAGCACGAGGAACGCCGATCGAGGACCTGCGGGCCGCGTCCAGTCGTCACGACGTTCCCGTGCTCGTCGTCGGCGACGACGCGGATTGGACACGACTGATCGCGATGGCACGCACAGCGGTCGCGGGTGCTGCGGTCGATTCGGTGTCGGGCGTGCGTCTGGGTGATCTGTTCGCCTTCGCCAACGCCGTGGCCTCGATAGCCAATGGAGCGGCCAGCATCGTCGATCCTTCGGGCCGCATCCTCGGATACTCGACGGTGCCGGGCCAGCCGATCGATGACCTTCGGCGCGAGACGACTCTGACCCTGCAGGAGCGGACACCTCCTGCCCTCGACGCCGATTTCAAGGTCGTCTACTCCTCCACTGCCGCACTGTTCGTGCAGTCGCCCAGCGGGATCGCGGACCGGCTGGCGCTCGCGGTCCGGGCGGGCGGGGAACTGCTCGGATCGATCTGGATCATCGATCCCGGAAGTGAACGCCGCCAACCCGCCCTCGATGCGCTCGACAGGCTGGCTCCACTGGCCGGACTGCACATGCTTCATGCCCGATCCGCTTCCGATTTCACCGAGCGACGAAACGCCGATCTCATGCGCACGTTGATGGACGATCCGGCCCAGGCCTCGTTCGCTGCCGCACAACTCGGTCTCGAGTTCACCGACGGATTCGCCATCGCGGCGTTCGCCCTCGCCCACCCGAACGCCGGCAGCCTCGACGCCATGCGCGAGCAACATCGGCTACTGCAGCTCGTGACCGTCACGTGCAACGTCCAGTTCCGCAGTGCGTACAGCGCCCTGATCGACTCGGTTGTATATGCCCTGCTGCCCTGCGCGGGCGACTCTCCCCGTGCAGCCCACCGTCGCGTCATTCGTGACATCGGCTCCTACGCAACGACGATCAGCGCGCATCCCGTCGTCGCGGCAGTGGGCGGAATCGCCGCGCAGATCAGCGAGTTACCTCGATCCCGGACCGAGGCGGTGCGCACATTGCAGTATCTGATGCACCAGCAGTCGGTCACGCGAGAGAATCCGACACCTCGAGCCCCGGCAGCGGCTGTGTTCGAAGACTATTGGACCGAGCTGAACCTACTGGAGATCGGTCAGTACATCGCCGAGAAGCATCTCGACAAGTTCGACGTCATCGATGCGATCCGGGCGTACGACGCCACCCATCACACCGACTTTCTGATCACCCTGCGTGCGTACTTCGATTCGAACGCGAACGTGTCCAAAGCGGCGGACCGAATGCATGTCCACGGCAATACCATTCGGTACCGGATCACCCGTCTCGCCGAAGAGTTTCAGATCGACTTCGACAATCCGACCACGCGGCTATGGCTGTGGCTCCGACTGGTTTCGACAGACCTGATGTAG